A stretch of the Lolium perenne isolate Kyuss_39 chromosome 3, Kyuss_2.0, whole genome shotgun sequence genome encodes the following:
- the LOC127338739 gene encoding uncharacterized protein — protein MVVEKHREKERGGGSVPGHLLRARGSAAREGGRGSHAMRWPAGTRSRRRQAAKPRARAGGGFYLMNCIKDVPTLRGDNYTEWRKKVDFAFVCAEVDWVVDTPQPIKPADPVRADGDTDDAWAQKKRDHAPVEMSYALENRKWQIANKKCMAFIKNTIENAIVSSITECASAGEYLEKIKSQFTGSSKTYATQLLKQLVTEKYTGGAHGIREHILRMSNMAAKLKPMDADLELKPALLVHLVMVSLPQQFDNFVINYNMSPEKWDIEKTIAMCVQEEDRLKAQNGGTINYVKDNKKRPFTPSNNGSPSKQYGKAPMQHQQKFQPRPLPVNKDQCLHCQKTGHYKKDCSFFEIINGKERCNCSCCKFFTGIPFDEDYEKRRRMR, from the exons ATGGTGGTGGAGAAGCACAGAGAGAAGGAAAGGGGAGGGGGCTCTGTCCCCGGCCATCTTCTGCGGGCTCGAGGGAGCGCCGCCAGAGAGGGTGGTCGAGGGAGCCACGCCATGCGGTGGCCGGCGGGAACGCGCAGCCGTCGCCGGCAAGCCGCCAAGCCGCGCGCGCGGGCGGGAG GAGGGTTCTACTTGATGAActgcatcaaggatgttcccACCCTTAGAGGGGATAACTACACAGAATGGAGGAAGAAGGTGGATTTCGCCTTCGTGTGTGCTGAGGTGGACTGGGTGGTTGACACACCGCAGCCCATCAAGCCTGCTGACCCCGTCAGAGCTGACGGGGATACTGATGATGCATGGGCTCAAAAGAAAAGGGACCATGCTCCTGTGGAGATGTCCTACGCCTTAGAGAACAGAAAGTGGCAGATTGCCAACAAAAAGTGCATGGCTTTCATAAAGAACACAATTGAGAACGCCATAGTGAGCTCAATTACAGAGTGTGCTTCCGCTGGGGAGTACCTAGAAAAGATAAAAAGCCAGTTCACTGGTTCTTCAAAGACATATGCAACCCAGCTGTTGAAGCAGCTGGTGACAGAAAAGTATACTGGAGGTGCACATGGCATCAGGGAGCACATCCTCAGGATGAGCAACATGGCTGCAAAGCTGAAGCCCATGGATGCTGACCTGGAGCTGAAGCCTGCACTTCTGGTTCACTTGGTGATGGTTTCATTGCCACAACAGTTTGACAATTTTGTCATCAATTACAACATGAGTCCTGAGAAATGGGACATTGAAAAGACCATTGCCATGTGTGTGCAAGAGGAGGATAGACTCAAGGCACAGAATGGAGGTACCATCAATTATGTGAAGGACAACAAGAAAAGGCCCTTCACACCAAGCAACAATGGTTCTCCTTCAAAGCAATATGGTAAAGCCCCAATGCAGCATCAGCAGAAGTTCCAGCCCAGGCCATTGCCAGTGAACAAAGATCAGTGTCTTCACTGTCAGAAGACTGGGCACTACAAGAAAGACTGCTCGTTTTTCGAAATAATTAATGGCAAAGAAAG GTGCAACTGTTCATGTTGCAAATTCTTTACAGGGATTCCATTCGACGAGGACTACGAAAAGAGGCGAAGGATGCGTTGA